A DNA window from Zingiber officinale cultivar Zhangliang chromosome 3A, Zo_v1.1, whole genome shotgun sequence contains the following coding sequences:
- the LOC122051396 gene encoding uncharacterized protein LOC122051396 isoform X4, translating into MPRIRAARSLRKSSRSWRQAGMLFAKQCISSSNKLINWKARMPSFKKFVSNMRIWNLEKKQMKKNQETKAHGKMPDVCISERDVEIKFLKEELVKEKERGDSEKKRAEVEKKKAAEGRKLLETEQRKAQEQRKLAETERKKAEELELSLDRLRTELTDAKTKITMEKKLFETEKRKAEEQRKLAVTEQKKAEELKLFLERLRTELTDIKTKLMTERAKTQELDKSIEAEKHKTMIEKTHADFERGKSKELSSSLEAQCIELREQKINVERMKQMLEDRNKKIEDLEKKLNKVMSNLGSAHDKKMKLVSSDEVGIIRSLKQQLKFEKKRVKYAKRMVKLEKAEKVVIVQQLHLVQQDFMQLSCHLKMLGDQLSHRNEGTHGFAKVDGSDLKLNLRSALHSSESDLLQGKLYKGSPSSPGSFRKCSHFDVSGGQCIRSIAGTQFALESVGRNSFGNKQQSSTVCSTSATCSDMMSLQGIDAVFLATRNTQDKRPVVEEYKVTDRVFFVNGKKREKQELLGLDNSFCYKDKHFHKDPLPSVSEGNKVSDSVEVHVGSKKRKKRDPGALDKSSCHKNTGFHKDPLTSVSEGKKATGNIVDVNGKKTRKQDPLTLDKSLSDKDKQFHIGKTELPTGRKLIRNPVGLPKPNSHAKNGIPKTSNNWRGQLAEIHNGMCGKFQGSLKNSKDKQETSCLQCSNPGQMHQSENNYPMVSCNANKSSSISLIMKEVNPSTREEDIGAISDNQADFVCSKNINLQDCMTLLMLDNEDDERRYMEAVERPVSPTLPEIRISNGGKDQSHCLVDSIFRKPISEVTCEPCRYFDVIDLEINSNKLELLTPNPPVPKDAIGVIHASEDSEPDSVLESQSDLNKNEIQPLVSKCTQGFVHTSEESEPNCALIVQRDLHNTEPLEKSVQKFDHEETMSLAVGRAFCDRVVTVAGQSLMSDDFLGAGKVDNNQISNSNVVARSDSRVHLAASQEVQNPHGNTASLENTNWCCVVFSDCKDESISRIVQARNIVASQNFRSSQVDCSIVEVLQSLKSLLELQPEEKVCVFFSLMLGNISGRLRAYPESMMASNILQFAKSLSVEIDKVFSDATICQLFLEVCKIDMLLDLLEDFIIKRRILMCKGVESEQSCSVLSSNFFHVKCGNMFVTQNAAKTNQLLATSIFCASICTMLDQIGFLVETSYKVLTHFKCDTSCNLLILHIFALVSGEKFFTMEKYSFLAIVLKSVISLLEEGYETMPSGHLTSDVDISFSPCEQCPFSKEIACTEKITSSLMDILHDFAFSGNSSTSSIFPLSREPIAESSHGAEDSIHCSRVHDKSNRCESSCALFKHRCHADQTSSSTPERVTDYAPMKPLCYIIDVVSAIELFSLYMGWKWTSDNILPRILAMLKLCPSSEFSIAAVVLIGQLGRFGVDYGGFQEIGVSQLRCNLSSLLKASLHGKNSLPNQLAIINALVNLLPLSFKEIVDRNHEHLVDAADQSQEIKVVKEWFAQLDKKMQVMVLNFSGHGV; encoded by the exons ATGCCTCGAATCCGTGCTGCACGAAG CTTAAGAAAAAGTTCCAGAAGCTGGAGGCAAGCAGGAATGCTCTTCGCCAAGCAGTGCATATCCTCGAGCAACAAGTTGATAAACTGGAAGGCGAGAATGCCAAGCTTCAAAAAG TTTGTCAGCAACATGAGGATTTGGAACCTGGAAAAAAAGCAAATGAAGAAGAACCAG GAAACTAAAGCTCATGGTAAGATGCCGGATGTTTGTATCTCTGAAAGGGATGTAGAGATAAAATTCTTGAAAGAAGAACTTgtaaaagagaaagaaagaggTGATTCTGAGAAGAAGAGAGCTGAAGTTGAGAAAAAAAAAGCTGCAGAGGGAAGAAAGCTGCTTGAAacagagcaaaggaaagctcaagaacAAAGGAAACTAGCAGAGACTGAACGAAAGAAAGCTGAGGAGCTTGAACTTTCTCTGGATAGATTAAGAACTGAACTTACTGATGCCAAAACAAAAATAACGATGGAGAAAAAGCTGTTTGAAACAGAGAAAAGGAAAGCTGAAGAACAAAGGAAGCTAGCAGTGACTGAGCAAAAGAAAGCTGAGGAGCTTAAACTTTTTTTGGAGAGATTAAGAACTGAACTTACTGACATCAAAACAAAATTAATGACGGAAAGAGCAAAAACCCAGGAACTGGACAAATCAATTGAAGCAGAAAAGCATAAGACTATGATAGAAAAGACCCATGCTGATTTCGAGAGGGGTAAATCTAAAGAGCTAAGTAGTTCTTTGGAAGCACAATGCATAGAGTTGAGAGAGCAAAAGATCAATGTAGAGCGTATGAAGCAAATGCTGGAGGACaggaataaaaaaatagaagacCTAGAAAAGAAGTTAAACAAGGTCATGTCAAATCTAGGGTCTGCCCATGACAAAAAAATGAAGCTAGTTTCAAGTGATGAAGTGGGTATTATCAGGTCTCTTAAACAGCAACTCAAGTTTGAAAAGAAACGAGTAAAATATGCAAAAAGAATGGTTAAGCTTGAAAAGGCGGAGAAGGTGGTTATTGTCCAACAATTACATCTCGTACAGCAGGACTTTATGCAACTCTCTTGTCACCTTAAGATGCTTGGTGATCAACTGTCTCACAGAAATGAAGGTACACACGGCTTTGCAAAG GTTGATGGATCAGATCTTAAATTAAATTTACGATCAGCACTTCATAGTTCAGAGAGTGATCTTCTACAGGGCAAGTTGTACAAAGGTTCACCCTCTAGCCCTGGCTCGTTTAGAAAATGCTCTCATTTTGATGTATCTGGAGGACAGTGCATAAGATCAATTGCAGGTACTCAGTTTGCACTGGAGTCTGTTGGTAGAAATTCTTTTGGAAACAAGCAACAGAGCTCTACAGTCTGTTCCACTTCTGCAACTTGTTCTGATATGATGAGTTTACAGGGAATAGATGCTGTATTTTTAGCAACCCGCAATACACAAGACAAAAGGCCTGTTGTTGAAGAATACAAGGTTACAGATAGAGTATTTTTTGTTAATGGAAAGAAAAGGGAGAAGCAAGAATTGCTGGGCCTAGATAATTCGTTCTGTTATAAGGATAAACATTTTCATAAGGATCCACTGCCATCTGTTTCTGAAGGAAACAAAGTTTCAGATAGTGTTGAAGTTCATGTTGGtagcaagaaaaggaagaagagggatCCAGGGGCATTAGATAAATCATCCTGTCATAAGAATACAGGTTTTCATAAGGATCCACTCACATCTGTTTCAGAAGGAAAGAAAGCTACGGGTAACATAGTTGATGTCAATGGCAAGAAAACAAGGAAGCAGGATCCATTGACATTGGATAAATCATTAAGTGACAAGGATAAACAATTTCATATTGGCAAAACAGAACTACCAACAGGAAGAAAGCTAATCAGAAATCCTGTCGGTCTTCCCAAACCAAATTCCCATGCAAAAAATGGAATCCCAAAAACTTCTAATAATTGGAGAGGACAACTTGCTGAAATTCACAATGGTATGTGTGGAAAGTTTCAAGGAAGTCTGAAGAACTCAAAAGATAAGCAGGAAACATCATGTCTACAATGTTCTAATCCTGGTCAAATGCATCAATCAGAGAACAATTACCCTATGGTGTCATGTAATGCCAATAAATCATCATCTATATCACTCATAATGAAGGAAGTTAATCCTTCAACTAGAGAAGAGGATATTGGTGCTATCAGTGATAATCAGGCTGATTTTGTTTGTTCTAAGAATATAAATTTGCAGGATTGCATGACTCTGCTCATGTTGGATAATGAGGATGATGAGAGACGGTACATGGAAGCAGTTGAAAGGCCTGTTTCACCTACTTTACCTGAAATCAGAATTTCCAATGGAGGAAAGGATCAGTCTCACTGTTTGGTTGACAGCATTTTCAGGAAACCTATATCTGAAGTTACTTGCGAACCTTGTCGCTATTTTGATGTTATTGACTTGGAAATTAATTCAAACAAGTTGGAATTGTTGACACCAAACCCTCCAGTACCAAAGGATGCTATAGGTGTCATTCATGCGTCTGAAGATTCAGAACCTGATTCTGTTCTTGAAAGTCAGAGCGATTTAAACAAAAATGAGATTCAACCTTTAGTTTCAAAATGTACTCAAGGTTTTGTTCATACTTCTGAAGAATCAGAACCTAATTGTGCTCTTATAGTTCAGAGAGATTTACACAATACTGAGCCTCTTGAAAAAAGTGTACAAAAATTTGACCATGAGGAGACTATGTCTCTGGCTGTTGGAAGGGCATTCTGTGACAGGGTGGTAACCGTTGCTGGCCAATCTCTGATGTCAG ATGATTTTCTTGGTGCTGGAAAAGTTGACAACAACCAAATTTCAAATTCCAATGTAGTGGCCAGAAGTGACAGTCGTGTGCATTTAGCTGCCAGCCAGGAGGTACAAAATCCACATGGAAACACTGCATCGCTTGAAAATACAAACTGGTGCTGTGTCGTCTTTTCAGATTGCAAGGATGAAAGCATATCACGAATAGTTCAAGCTAGAAATATCGTTGCATCTCAAAATTTTAGAAGTTCTCAGGTGGACTGCAGTATTGTTGAAGTCCTACAGAGCTTAAAATCTCTGTTAGAGCTCCAACCAGA GGAAAAGGTCTGTGTTTTCTTTTCATTGATGTTGGGCAACATTTCTGGTAGACTACGTGCTTATCCTGAAAGCATGATGGCCAGTAATATTCTACAGTTTGCTAAATCTTTGTCCGTGGAGATTGATAAAG TGTTTTCTGATGCAACAATTTGCCAGCTATTTTTAGAAGTTTGCAAGATAGATATGTTATTGGACCTACTAGAAGATTTTATTATCAAGAGAAGGATTTTGATGTGCAAGGGTGTGGAGTCTGAGCAATCATGTTCAGTTTTATCTAGCAATTTTTTTCATGTGAAATGTGGAAACATGTTTGTGACCCAGAATGCTGCTAAAACCAATCAGCTGTTGGCTACTAGCATCTTTTGTGCATCCATTTGTACTATGCTTGACCAAATAGGATTTCTTGTTGAAACTTCTTATAAAGTTCTTACACACTTTAAATGTGATACAAGTTGCAATTTGTTGATATTGCACATATTTGCTCTAGTAAGTGGTGAGAAGTTTTTTACTATGGAGAAATACAGTTTTCTTGCAATTGTCTTAAAATCAGTCATTTCCCTTCTCGAGGAAGGATATGAAACAATGCCTTCTGGTCATTTGACTTCAGATGTGGACATCAGTTTTTCTCCTTGCGAACAATGTCCTTTCTCCAAAGAGATAGCTTGCACAGAAAAAATCACTTCTTCATTGATGGATATACTGCATGATTTTGCTTTTTCTGGGAATTCATCCACGAGCTCTATATTTCCCTTGTCACGGGAACCAATTGCTGAAAGTTCTCATGGTGCAGAAGACAGCATCCATTGCTCAAGAGTACATGACAAGTCTAATCGATGTGAATCTTCATGTGCGTTATTTAAGCACAGATGTCATGCTGATCAAACATCCAGTTCCACTCCTGAAAGGGTAACCGATTATGCTCCCATGAAGCCCCTCTGCTACATCATTGATGTTGTTTCTGCAATTGAACTTTTCAGCCTCTACATG GGTTGGAAATGGACATCTGACAATATTCTACCACGAATTCTTGCAATGCTAAAATTATGTCCATCAAGTGAATTTTCAATTGCTGCTGTGGTTTTGATTGGTCAACTTGGAAG GTTTGGTGTTGATTATGGAGGTTTTCAGGAGATAGGTGTTTCACAACTGAGGTGCAATTTATCTTCTTTGCTCAAAGCTTCTTTACATGGGAAAAACAGCCTTCCaaaccaacttgctatcattaATGCTCTGGTTAATCTTCTTCCCTTGAGTTTTAAGGAAATTGTGGACAGAAACCATGAGCATTTAGTCGATGCTGCTGATCAATCTCAAGAAATCAAAGTAGTGAAGGAGTGGTTTGCTCAGCTGGATAAGAAAATGCAAGTTATGGTGCTGAATTTTTCTGGTCATGGTGTTTGA
- the LOC122051396 gene encoding uncharacterized protein LOC122051396 isoform X2 codes for MPRIRAARSLRKSSRSWRQAGMLFAKQCISSSNKLINWKARMPSFKKQHEDLEPGKKANEEEPGIILKLEKEIYDLKAEITAYHQQETKAHGKMPDVCISERDVEIKFLKEELVKEKERGDSEKKRAEVEKKKAAEGRKLLETEQRKAQEQRKLAETERKKAEELELSLDRLRTELTDAKTKITMEKKLFETEKRKAEEQRKLAVTEQKKAEELKLFLERLRTELTDIKTKLMTERAKTQELDKSIEAEKHKTMIEKTHADFERGKSKELSSSLEAQCIELREQKINVERMKQMLEDRNKKIEDLEKKLNKVMSNLGSAHDKKMKLVSSDEVGIIRSLKQQLKFEKKRVKYAKRMVKLEKAEKVVIVQQLHLVQQDFMQLSCHLKMLGDQLSHRNEGTHGFAKVDGSDLKLNLRSALHSSESDLLQGKLYKGSPSSPGSFRKCSHFDVSGGQCIRSIAGTQFALESVGRNSFGNKQQSSTVCSTSATCSDMMSLQGIDAVFLATRNTQDKRPVVEEYKVTDRVFFVNGKKREKQELLGLDNSFCYKDKHFHKDPLPSVSEGNKVSDSVEVHVGSKKRKKRDPGALDKSSCHKNTGFHKDPLTSVSEGKKATGNIVDVNGKKTRKQDPLTLDKSLSDKDKQFHIGKTELPTGRKLIRNPVGLPKPNSHAKNGIPKTSNNWRGQLAEIHNGMCGKFQGSLKNSKDKQETSCLQCSNPGQMHQSENNYPMVSCNANKSSSISLIMKEVNPSTREEDIGAISDNQADFVCSKNINLQDCMTLLMLDNEDDERRYMEAVERPVSPTLPEIRISNGGKDQSHCLVDSIFRKPISEVTCEPCRYFDVIDLEINSNKLELLTPNPPVPKDAIGVIHASEDSEPDSVLESQSDLNKNEIQPLVSKCTQGFVHTSEESEPNCALIVQRDLHNTEPLEKSVQKFDHEETMSLAVGRAFCDRVVTVAGQSLMSDDFLGAGKVDNNQISNSNVVARSDSRVHLAASQEVQNPHGNTASLENTNWCCVVFSDCKDESISRIVQARNIVASQNFRSSQVDCSIVEVLQSLKSLLELQPEEKVCVFFSLMLGNISGRLRAYPESMMASNILQFAKSLSVEIDKVFSDATICQLFLEVCKIDMLLDLLEDFIIKRRILMCKGVESEQSCSVLSSNFFHVKCGNMFVTQNAAKTNQLLATSIFCASICTMLDQIGFLVETSYKVLTHFKCDTSCNLLILHIFALVSGEKFFTMEKYSFLAIVLKSVISLLEEGYETMPSGHLTSDVDISFSPCEQCPFSKEIACTEKITSSLMDILHDFAFSGNSSTSSIFPLSREPIAESSHGAEDSIHCSRVHDKSNRCESSCALFKHRCHADQTSSSTPERVTDYAPMKPLCYIIDVVSAIELFSLYMGWKWTSDNILPRILAMLKLCPSSEFSIAAVVLIGQLGRFGVDYGGFQEIGVSQLRCNLSSLLKASLHGKNSLPNQLAIINALVNLLPLSFKEIVDRNHEHLVDAADQSQEIKVVKEWFAQLDKKMQVMVLNFSGHGV; via the exons ATGCCTCGAATCCGTGCTGCACGAAG CTTAAGAAAAAGTTCCAGAAGCTGGAGGCAAGCAGGAATGCTCTTCGCCAAGCAGTGCATATCCTCGAGCAACAAGTTGATAAACTGGAAGGCGAGAATGCCAAGCTTCAAAAAG CAACATGAGGATTTGGAACCTGGAAAAAAAGCAAATGAAGAAGAACCAGGTATCATACTTAAGTTGGAGAAGGAAATTTATGATTTGAAGGCTGAGATAACTGCTTATCACCAACAGGAAACTAAAGCTCATGGTAAGATGCCGGATGTTTGTATCTCTGAAAGGGATGTAGAGATAAAATTCTTGAAAGAAGAACTTgtaaaagagaaagaaagaggTGATTCTGAGAAGAAGAGAGCTGAAGTTGAGAAAAAAAAAGCTGCAGAGGGAAGAAAGCTGCTTGAAacagagcaaaggaaagctcaagaacAAAGGAAACTAGCAGAGACTGAACGAAAGAAAGCTGAGGAGCTTGAACTTTCTCTGGATAGATTAAGAACTGAACTTACTGATGCCAAAACAAAAATAACGATGGAGAAAAAGCTGTTTGAAACAGAGAAAAGGAAAGCTGAAGAACAAAGGAAGCTAGCAGTGACTGAGCAAAAGAAAGCTGAGGAGCTTAAACTTTTTTTGGAGAGATTAAGAACTGAACTTACTGACATCAAAACAAAATTAATGACGGAAAGAGCAAAAACCCAGGAACTGGACAAATCAATTGAAGCAGAAAAGCATAAGACTATGATAGAAAAGACCCATGCTGATTTCGAGAGGGGTAAATCTAAAGAGCTAAGTAGTTCTTTGGAAGCACAATGCATAGAGTTGAGAGAGCAAAAGATCAATGTAGAGCGTATGAAGCAAATGCTGGAGGACaggaataaaaaaatagaagacCTAGAAAAGAAGTTAAACAAGGTCATGTCAAATCTAGGGTCTGCCCATGACAAAAAAATGAAGCTAGTTTCAAGTGATGAAGTGGGTATTATCAGGTCTCTTAAACAGCAACTCAAGTTTGAAAAGAAACGAGTAAAATATGCAAAAAGAATGGTTAAGCTTGAAAAGGCGGAGAAGGTGGTTATTGTCCAACAATTACATCTCGTACAGCAGGACTTTATGCAACTCTCTTGTCACCTTAAGATGCTTGGTGATCAACTGTCTCACAGAAATGAAGGTACACACGGCTTTGCAAAG GTTGATGGATCAGATCTTAAATTAAATTTACGATCAGCACTTCATAGTTCAGAGAGTGATCTTCTACAGGGCAAGTTGTACAAAGGTTCACCCTCTAGCCCTGGCTCGTTTAGAAAATGCTCTCATTTTGATGTATCTGGAGGACAGTGCATAAGATCAATTGCAGGTACTCAGTTTGCACTGGAGTCTGTTGGTAGAAATTCTTTTGGAAACAAGCAACAGAGCTCTACAGTCTGTTCCACTTCTGCAACTTGTTCTGATATGATGAGTTTACAGGGAATAGATGCTGTATTTTTAGCAACCCGCAATACACAAGACAAAAGGCCTGTTGTTGAAGAATACAAGGTTACAGATAGAGTATTTTTTGTTAATGGAAAGAAAAGGGAGAAGCAAGAATTGCTGGGCCTAGATAATTCGTTCTGTTATAAGGATAAACATTTTCATAAGGATCCACTGCCATCTGTTTCTGAAGGAAACAAAGTTTCAGATAGTGTTGAAGTTCATGTTGGtagcaagaaaaggaagaagagggatCCAGGGGCATTAGATAAATCATCCTGTCATAAGAATACAGGTTTTCATAAGGATCCACTCACATCTGTTTCAGAAGGAAAGAAAGCTACGGGTAACATAGTTGATGTCAATGGCAAGAAAACAAGGAAGCAGGATCCATTGACATTGGATAAATCATTAAGTGACAAGGATAAACAATTTCATATTGGCAAAACAGAACTACCAACAGGAAGAAAGCTAATCAGAAATCCTGTCGGTCTTCCCAAACCAAATTCCCATGCAAAAAATGGAATCCCAAAAACTTCTAATAATTGGAGAGGACAACTTGCTGAAATTCACAATGGTATGTGTGGAAAGTTTCAAGGAAGTCTGAAGAACTCAAAAGATAAGCAGGAAACATCATGTCTACAATGTTCTAATCCTGGTCAAATGCATCAATCAGAGAACAATTACCCTATGGTGTCATGTAATGCCAATAAATCATCATCTATATCACTCATAATGAAGGAAGTTAATCCTTCAACTAGAGAAGAGGATATTGGTGCTATCAGTGATAATCAGGCTGATTTTGTTTGTTCTAAGAATATAAATTTGCAGGATTGCATGACTCTGCTCATGTTGGATAATGAGGATGATGAGAGACGGTACATGGAAGCAGTTGAAAGGCCTGTTTCACCTACTTTACCTGAAATCAGAATTTCCAATGGAGGAAAGGATCAGTCTCACTGTTTGGTTGACAGCATTTTCAGGAAACCTATATCTGAAGTTACTTGCGAACCTTGTCGCTATTTTGATGTTATTGACTTGGAAATTAATTCAAACAAGTTGGAATTGTTGACACCAAACCCTCCAGTACCAAAGGATGCTATAGGTGTCATTCATGCGTCTGAAGATTCAGAACCTGATTCTGTTCTTGAAAGTCAGAGCGATTTAAACAAAAATGAGATTCAACCTTTAGTTTCAAAATGTACTCAAGGTTTTGTTCATACTTCTGAAGAATCAGAACCTAATTGTGCTCTTATAGTTCAGAGAGATTTACACAATACTGAGCCTCTTGAAAAAAGTGTACAAAAATTTGACCATGAGGAGACTATGTCTCTGGCTGTTGGAAGGGCATTCTGTGACAGGGTGGTAACCGTTGCTGGCCAATCTCTGATGTCAG ATGATTTTCTTGGTGCTGGAAAAGTTGACAACAACCAAATTTCAAATTCCAATGTAGTGGCCAGAAGTGACAGTCGTGTGCATTTAGCTGCCAGCCAGGAGGTACAAAATCCACATGGAAACACTGCATCGCTTGAAAATACAAACTGGTGCTGTGTCGTCTTTTCAGATTGCAAGGATGAAAGCATATCACGAATAGTTCAAGCTAGAAATATCGTTGCATCTCAAAATTTTAGAAGTTCTCAGGTGGACTGCAGTATTGTTGAAGTCCTACAGAGCTTAAAATCTCTGTTAGAGCTCCAACCAGA GGAAAAGGTCTGTGTTTTCTTTTCATTGATGTTGGGCAACATTTCTGGTAGACTACGTGCTTATCCTGAAAGCATGATGGCCAGTAATATTCTACAGTTTGCTAAATCTTTGTCCGTGGAGATTGATAAAG TGTTTTCTGATGCAACAATTTGCCAGCTATTTTTAGAAGTTTGCAAGATAGATATGTTATTGGACCTACTAGAAGATTTTATTATCAAGAGAAGGATTTTGATGTGCAAGGGTGTGGAGTCTGAGCAATCATGTTCAGTTTTATCTAGCAATTTTTTTCATGTGAAATGTGGAAACATGTTTGTGACCCAGAATGCTGCTAAAACCAATCAGCTGTTGGCTACTAGCATCTTTTGTGCATCCATTTGTACTATGCTTGACCAAATAGGATTTCTTGTTGAAACTTCTTATAAAGTTCTTACACACTTTAAATGTGATACAAGTTGCAATTTGTTGATATTGCACATATTTGCTCTAGTAAGTGGTGAGAAGTTTTTTACTATGGAGAAATACAGTTTTCTTGCAATTGTCTTAAAATCAGTCATTTCCCTTCTCGAGGAAGGATATGAAACAATGCCTTCTGGTCATTTGACTTCAGATGTGGACATCAGTTTTTCTCCTTGCGAACAATGTCCTTTCTCCAAAGAGATAGCTTGCACAGAAAAAATCACTTCTTCATTGATGGATATACTGCATGATTTTGCTTTTTCTGGGAATTCATCCACGAGCTCTATATTTCCCTTGTCACGGGAACCAATTGCTGAAAGTTCTCATGGTGCAGAAGACAGCATCCATTGCTCAAGAGTACATGACAAGTCTAATCGATGTGAATCTTCATGTGCGTTATTTAAGCACAGATGTCATGCTGATCAAACATCCAGTTCCACTCCTGAAAGGGTAACCGATTATGCTCCCATGAAGCCCCTCTGCTACATCATTGATGTTGTTTCTGCAATTGAACTTTTCAGCCTCTACATG GGTTGGAAATGGACATCTGACAATATTCTACCACGAATTCTTGCAATGCTAAAATTATGTCCATCAAGTGAATTTTCAATTGCTGCTGTGGTTTTGATTGGTCAACTTGGAAG GTTTGGTGTTGATTATGGAGGTTTTCAGGAGATAGGTGTTTCACAACTGAGGTGCAATTTATCTTCTTTGCTCAAAGCTTCTTTACATGGGAAAAACAGCCTTCCaaaccaacttgctatcattaATGCTCTGGTTAATCTTCTTCCCTTGAGTTTTAAGGAAATTGTGGACAGAAACCATGAGCATTTAGTCGATGCTGCTGATCAATCTCAAGAAATCAAAGTAGTGAAGGAGTGGTTTGCTCAGCTGGATAAGAAAATGCAAGTTATGGTGCTGAATTTTTCTGGTCATGGTGTTTGA